DNA sequence from the Caminibacter pacificus genome:
TTCAACCATAAAAATCCGGCTATTAGGGCAACATAACCTAAAATTCTTATAAGATTAAACCCGCCTTTAAATGAAAACAAAAGCGCTTCGTACCATTTTAACTTTTTTTTCTTATATTTTTCAAGCTCTTTTTCTTTAATTTCATCTTCTTCATCATACAAATCAAACTGATCGTCATATTTTTTGAGTATGTCTTCTCCGACGTTTCCGTTTTCTATTTGGCGTCTTACCATATTAGAATACCCGATAAAACTACCAAGAACGATTAATGAAGTGGCAAAAAAAGCTATTTGCGTATTATATAGCCATATTTGATTATCTTCCAAATAACAAAACACCACTATTCCCACATCCACAGATATTAAAACTCTTATTAAATTAAGAAGTTCCCTCATACGTACGCCTTATAAAATTTTATTCCCCCAACCCACACTTCTTCAATCAAATTCTCTTTTAATAAATCGTTAAATATTCTTTGAGTATGCTCGTCAAAAATATTTTTTACGTCACTCTCGCTAAAAGGTCTTTTTTTTAGAGTCGTTAAAAGCTCTTCTTTTGTCAAATTTTCAATTTTAAAATCCAATTTTTCTCTTGTCGGAATAAAAATATTTTGATTTTCTATATATTTCGACAGCTCAAACAATCTATCGGTACTCACACCCTCCACATTATAAGCCGGAGGTCTGTCTATTGTAGAAATATCCACTCTATCCGGATTGATATCTTTTAATACGTCGTTTAATTTTTTAAACTCGTCCTCTTTGTCGTTAATACCTTTGACAACCAAAATCTCGATAATAAGCTCTTTATCGTAAATTTTTCTAAAATTTTTTATTCCTTCGATTATATCTTCGATTTTTATACTTTTGTGAGGTCTGTCTATTTTTTTAAAAATAGACGGTGTGACCGCATCAAGAGAAAGTTTTACGATATCAAGTTTTTTAAGAGCTTCTTGTATCTCTTTTTTATTTATCGTCGATGAATTACTCAAAATAAGCGTTTTAAATTGTTTGATTTTATCTATCTCATCGATAAGCTCGCTTAAATATGGATACAAAGTCGGCTCGCCGTTGCTCGTAATTGTTAAAAAATCAAAATCATACCTCTTTACAGCTTTTTTAATATCCTCCATTATCTCTTCAACTTCTGGCGGATTATCATAAAAATCGACAAGTTTTTCAGGCTCAAGCTCACAATAAATACAATCGAAATTGCATCTTTTTTTGTCAGGAGAGAGGTCGACTCCCAGACTCATACCAAAGCGTCTGGAAGCAACGGGGCCGAAAATATATTTCATCCGTATCCTTTAAATTAATGTTCGCCTTTATGCATAAAATAAAGAGCAAGCGCAAGCGCTAAAATACTTCCCGCAAGATAAAGCATCGATAACGGAGTATTGAAATCCATATGAATAACTTTTTTAAAGAAACTAACGATCAATACCATTACAACGACTTTTCCGAGTTTGTCTTTTAACTCGTCAAGACTGTGAATTGCAAGGATTTTCGCTCCGATTTCGCTATTTTCCGCATCATCGATTTCACTAATAAACAGCTCGTAAATACCGAATGAAAAGATTAAAAGCACAACGGCTATCAAATATAAATCCACAGCCCCGATAATTCCGCCTATCAACTCTTCGTGGAAGTTTTCAGGGTGATAATGCATAAAGAAATATTTATACGTGATAACAGCCATATGCCAAACATCCGCACTTGCAATCAAAAACAAAGAAACCGCACCTATCATTCCGAAAATAACCGCAAGAATCGCGATTAATCTACTCTTCCACAAACTCGCTTCAAAAATAGCTTCGATAATTCCTCTTTTGTGGTCGTGATTTTTTAATAAAAACCCTTCGTTTCTCTCATGATTATTACTTGTATGTTCCATTATTTCCCCTCCATTTCAATCCATTTTTCAGCAATTCTAACAGCATTTGTCGCAGCACCGACTCTGATTTGATCGGCAACGTTAAAGAAATGCAACACTTTAGGGTCATACAAATCTTTTCTGATTCTACCGACATAAACATAATCCGTATCCGTTGCGATTATCGGCATAGGATATTCGTTTTTTTCAGGATTGTCGATAACTTTTACATCTTCGAAATTCGCTAACACTTCTCTTGCTCTATCGACATCAACATCTTTTTCACAATAAATCGTAATAGCTTCGCTGTGACTTCTAAGTACGGGTACTCTCACACATGTCGGAGCCACTTGAATATCGGCGTGCATAATTTTTTTGGTTTCGTTTACCATTTTAAGCTCTTCTTTAGTCCAGCCTCCGTCCATAAATTTATCGATATGCGGAATTACGTTAAGAGCGATTTGGTGTTGGAAAACTTCTCTTTCTTCCACTTTTTTATCAAGTTTGAAATTAAATAGAGCTCTCATTTGCTCAAAAAGCTCTTCCATACCTTTTTTACCCGCACCGCTTACCGCTTGATAAGTCGCAACATCCACTCTTTTAATTCCGAACTCTTTATGAAGCGGAGCAAGTGAGATTACCATTTGAATTGTTGAACAATTCGGATTTGCAATAATCCCTTTTTTATTCCATAGCGCAATATCTTCCGGATTCACTTCAGGTACCACCAAAGGTACGTCCGGGTCCATTCTGAAATAGCTAGTATTATCAATAACAACGGCACCGGCTTCAGCCGCACAAGGAGCAAATTTCGCACTAACGCTTCCGCCCGCACTGAAAAATGCGATATCGATTTCTTCTTCTTTAAAGACATCGCAAGTTAGCTCTTTTACTTTTAAAACCTCGCCTTTAAATTCAACTTCTCTTCCCACACTTCTTGCGCTTGCAAGAGGCACTAATTTTTTAACCGGAAAATTTCTCTCTTCCAAAATTCTTAACAGCTCTTCACCTACAGCTCCGGTAGCACCGGCAATAGCTACGTTATACATTCGCACTCCTTTAAATATATAAATCCTCTTTTTTTATCAAGTTTCCTTCGCTCAAAATCGCAGCCCTCTCTACAACGTTTATTAATTCTCTGATATTTCCGGGCCAATCGTATTCAAGCAATCTCTCAATAGCTTCATCGCTAAATTTCTTATCTTCCAAAGAGTACTCTTTTATAGTTTTTTTGAGTATCTCTTTTGCAATTGGAATTATATCGTCTTTTCTCTCTCTTAGTGGAGGAATTTTAATCGGTATAGTATTTAATCTATAATACAAATCCTCTCTGAATTTGTTTTCTTTGATTAACTTATCGATATCTTGATTGGTCGCACTTATTATTCTTACGTTTAATTTCTTCGGCTTAGTAGCTCCTAAAGGATAAAATTCCCTCTCTTGCAACACCCTCAAAAGTTTAGCTTGCAAATTATAAGGCATTTCGGCAATCTCATCCAAAAACAAAGTTCCATCTTCCGCTAATTCGAAAAGTCCTTTTTTATCACTCGTCGCATCGGTAAAAGCCCCTTTAACATACCCGAAAAGCTCGCTTTCAATCAAGTTTTCGGGAATCGCGCTCATATTTATCGCAATAAACTTTCCTTTTTTCCCGCTGTTTTCATGAATAAACTTTGCAAATTCCTCTTTCCCCACTCCGCTTTCACCAAGAAGCATAACGTTTGCATTTGTCGGAGCCACTTTTTTCGCCATTTCAAGAACTTTTTTAGTATTTTCGTCATTTGCGACGAATTTGTGTTTTACGTTTTTATTTTTCGTTTTCGTTTTTTCCTTAACAATAACGTTTCTTTTAATAGCTCCCAGCAAATCTTCTATTTCAAAAGGTTTCGTCAAAAAGTCCTTAACCCCAAGCCTCAAAGCTTCAATAGCTCTATTTAAAGTGGCATTTCCCGTAATCATAATCACTTCGTATTTTCCGTTTAACTCTTTAACAAAATCGATACCGTCCATTTTAGGCATAGTTATATCCGTAATTACCAAATCGACACTCTCATCGAGTTTTTTCAAAGCATCTACGGCGTTTCTAAATTCAATTACGTCATATCCTTCGCTTTTTAGTGCAAGAGATAACGATTTTCTCATATTTATATCGTCTTCGACAATAGCTATTTTCACTCCTCTTCCTTTATATAAAAATATACTTCATCACCTTTTATAATAATATCAAATCTTTGAGGCAAAAAGACGAGTTTGGTTTTCATCTTGATTTTTGAAGAAAAATCGTCACTACCGGAAATTACTATCTCTTTTTTTAAAAGTTTTGAAATTATTTCATCTTTATATCGCAAACAGGTAGATTTGATATCTTTATGTAAAGGAAGAATCAAAAAAAGTTTTTTTGAAGAATCGGTATTAAAAAGAGCTTCGGAGCAGTTGAAATGCTCCGCTCTTAATTGCCCGTTTTTCGAGACGAAATCAAAAGAGATATAATAATCTCTTGCAAAACTAGATACTGCTAAGAGAATAAGGAGGATTCTCTTCAAGGTATTTATTCCATTCTTTAACATTTACTTTCAAACTCATAACAACCTTATACATTCCATTGTTATAAGATTCCTCTTCTATATTAGCACCTCTTATCACGCCTTGGATATATGCTCTAAGAGATTCGTTTTGCAACATCATATTTTTAAGAGTCTCACGTCCGTTGATTTTGATTCCGTACAATTTTTCGGCAAGAGCCTTATACGCTTCCAAAATCGCGGCTCTTCTTGCCATCGCCATAGCTTGCGCCGTAGATTCCATGCCTTCTGCCGGTGCCACACCTACACCCACCGCTTCTACTCTTAAGACACAATTTTTTTGAAGTCCGGGAATATTGGTAATAACACACGCCCCGGAAAGTTTCTTTTCAACTTTTGGAGTTTGAGGTTTTTGTGGTAATTCGTACTGAGGAATCACCTGATTATTTACCGCTTGATAATTTATAGGATTAGGTTTTGTATCGTTGCAGCTATTACATTGGCTTTGAGGCTGCATACAACAACACCCCGCAAGTAACATAGTCCCGCTTAGCATCCCTGCTATTTTATAGATTTTATTCATTCCAACTCCTTTTTCTTTTATATCGGAAAAAGGAGAGGAAAACTTAATCGTTTTCTAAAGGAAGCTCCGATTCTTCAAGAGATTTTTCAGAAGGAGTTTTTGCGACGCTTACAACTTTATCGTCACTATCAAGTTTTACTATTCTGACACCTTGAGTGTTTTTACCAGTTTTGCTGATACTCTCAATCGCAGTTCTTATCATCTTTCCTTTGCTTGTCAAAAGCATTAAATCATGATCTTTTTCAGTAGCCACAACACCTACCAAATCACCCGTTTTATTGGTAAGTTTCATAGCTATTACACCTTTACCGCCTCTATTGGTGAGACGATATGCGTTAGCTTCGGTTCTTTTCCCGAAACCTTTTTCGCTAACAGTTAATATTTCTTGATTTTCATCTCTTAAACTCAACGCTCCTACAACCTCGTCACCTTCTATCTTAAACGTAATACCTCTAACACCTCTTGCACTTCTTCCCATCTCTCTTACGGTATCCACAGGAAATCTTATCGCCATACCTTTTTTTGTTACGATAAAGAGCTCTTTATCTTCAGGTTTTACGATTTTAGCCGTTACGAGTTCGTCGTTTTCATCGATAGTAATAGCTCTAACTCCCGTACTTCTTATATTTTTAAATTCACTTAAATTCGTTCTTTTTACAACTCCGTTTTTAGTGAAAAACGCTAAAGATTTGTTTTCATCAAAATCACTCGTTTTAATAATTGTTTGGATTTTTTCATCTTTATCAAGATTAATAAGATTCACAATCGCTTTACCCTTGCTCGTTCTGCTACCTTCAGGAATTTTATAAACTTTTAGCCAATGAAGCTGACCTTTATCCGTAATAATCATAAGCGTATCGTGAGCTTTTGCAATATAAAAATCTTCGATAAAGTCGTCTTCATACGTAGTAAGGGCTTTTTTACCTTTTCCGCCTCTATTTTGTCTTTCGTAAGTTTTGAGAGGCACTCTTTTTACATACCCTCTGTGAGTAATTGTTACGACCATATCTTCATTCGGAATCAAATCTTCGATATCTATCGCGTCATAGTCGTCTTCTATTTCAGTGAGTCTATCAGAATGATATTTGTTTTTAATTTCGATAAACTCTTCTTTAATTACGCCGTTTAGTACGCTCTCTTCTTTTAAAATTGACGTCAAATATGCAATTTTTTCCATTAATTCGTCATACTCTTTTTGAAGTTTTTCAGTTTCGAGTGAAGTCAAGCGGCTTAGTTTCATATCAAGAATAGCTTGAGCTTGCACTTCAGATAGCGAGAATCTATCCATTAGTTTTGCTTTTGCTTCTTTAGCATCGGCCGATTTTTTAATAATCTCTACAACCTCATCAATATTCGCAAGAGCGATTAACAACCCTTCTAAAATATGAGCTCTTCTTTTAGCCTCTTCAAGTTCGTAAATCGTTCTTCTGATAACTACGGTTTTTCTGAATTTGATAAACGTATTTAAAATCTCCATTAAATTGAAAAGTTTAGGCTCTTTGTCGATAATCGCAAGCATATTGATACCGAAACTTACTTGCATTTGAGTGTGTTTGTATAGGTTATTGAGTACTATTTCGCTCATCGCATCTTTTTTCAGCTCTATTACAACCCTGATACCTTCTCTATCACTCTCGTCTCTAATTTCGCTGATACCTTCAACAATTTTATCTTTAACAAGGTCGCTTATTTTTTCGATAAGCTTCGCTTTATTAACTTGATAAGGAAGCTCGTCTATTACGATAATTTCTCTGTTTCCTCTATGTTCGATATGGTGTTTTGCTCTTATTTTTATACTTCCTCTTCCGGTTTTATAAGCTTCGATTATTCCGCTTCTTCCGAAAATTATACCGCCTGTCGGAAAATCAGGACCTTTTACGAATTGCAAAATATCATCAAGAGTCGCTTCTTTGTTGTCAATCATATAAATCAACGCATCAAGTAGCTCCGTTAAGTTGTGCGGAGGAATGTTTGTCGCCATCCCTACGGCAATACCACTACTTCCGTTTACAAGAAGATTCGGAAATCTCGCTGGTAGTACGACCGGCTCTTTTTCAGTCCCGTCGTAGTTCGGTACGAAATCGACCGTATCTTTATCGATATCTTTTAAAAGTTCTTCGGCTATTTTTGTAAGTCTGGCTTCCGTATATCTCATCGCCGCCGCGTTGTCGCCGTCGATACTACCGAAGTTTCCTTGCCCGTCGATTAGCGGCATTCTCATTGAAAAATCCTGCGCCATTCTGACAAGCGCTTCATAAACCGCACTATCTCCGTGAGGGTGATATTTACCTATAACATCCCCGACGATTCTCGCACTCTTTTTATAAGCGCTGCTTGAAGTGATACCCATTTTATACATAGCATATAAAATTCTTCTGTGAACGGGTTTTAGTCCGTCTCTTACATCGGGAAGCGCTCTTCCCACAATTACACTCATTGAATATTCAAGATAACTTTTCGCTAACGTCTCTTCAATCTTAACCGGAATAACTTGCATTAATATCCTTTTTTTTGGAAGTTTTTAAGGTAGATTATACCAAATTAAGCTTTCAAATTCGACAAAACCAAACTAAAAGCCACATCCACCCCGTTTTTACTTAAAATCTCTTTTGCTTCGTTTATCGTCATACCGGTAGTTACAACGTCATCGACCAAAACTACGCTTATGTTTTGTTTGCCTTTATATATAAAGTCTCTTGGGTTTTTGAGTCTGAATTCCAAGCTTTTACCGGCATATTTTACTTCGTTTTTTGCGTGTAGTGTTGAAAAAAGCGGTTTAAAGGCGGGTTTTAAGGCATTTGCTAAAATAGCGGTGTGAGAGAAACCTTTTTCGATTTTATCATCGATAGGAATTGCAAAAAAATTTCTTTTTAACTCGAACTTTTTGGCAAAAACATTAAACGAATTCTTTGCAAGGATTTTATAAACGAAACTTCCGAATTTATGATACTTGTATTTTATAAAATCCTCAATAGCATAATAATCGTAAAAACTGACTATTCCGTCTTCTTCATAAAAAGAGGAAGTAAGGAATTTTTTTTGACAATTTTTACATATGATTTCAAAAGAAAAATCCCCGCATTTTATACAACTAAAAATCTCCCTCATCCTTCGGTTTATATTTAAAAAGCAGATATAAAGCAATAGCGCTACCTACCGCAAAAATACCGGTGCCACTCCAAAAAAGCCCGTTATTTCCCGCAGCACTTCCGCCCATTATCATCCCAACTCCGAAAAACATCAAAAGCGCGGCCGTTACTCCGGCTTTTTCGGCAGGCGTTAATTTTCTGTCTTTATAATCTTCGCTCATTACGCTCCTTTAAAATGAACTTCGTAATTATATTTTAAAATATCCTCTTTCGTTTCACATTTTGTAATAGTAATTTCACTTCCGCTGTTATAAAAAATAGAATCTTGGTCGAACATATTTGCAATTCTAATAGCCTCGTCCTTATCAATATCATAAATTATAAAAGACTCTTCTTTATAATCGAAAAGCTCGCCGATACTTGTCATATATTCATATCCGAGCGTCTTAATTACACCCTCAAGCTCGGTATTTTTTATAAAATTCAAAAAATCGTTAAGAATCAAATTTTTCGGATTATGAGCCGTAATTATTGCAAAAGGCCTTTGTAATACGCTTTTTTTGCTCGGAATAAATTGAAAGCTTATCCACTCTCTACCCCAAGGATTATTTATCAAAAATTTCGTATATCTTAGATAGTCTTTGTATTTTTTCTTAAAATCGACAACAACCTCATCGTCAATCATCAAAGCGTCTTCCGCTTCATCATAAATACATCTGCCTTTATAATCCCCTATTCCGATTACGTTAAACTTCATCTTTTACCTTTATTTGATATAATTACTTAAAAAAGGGCTTTAATGAAAAAATTCGCATTTTTACTTTTGCCGTTTATGGTATTACTTACCGCTTGTAGTATAAAAACGGCTTTTAAACAAGACCCGCTTTACGAAAAAACCCTACGCTACACACAGCGCGGACAAATTTTAAATTCATTGGAAACAAAAGCGTTAATCGACGTCGTATATCTAAATCCATTATACCAAGATAAGTTCAAAAATCCAACATTTTTAGTAGGTGTATATAACAATTTCGACAACACATTAAACAACGACGAATTCAATTTGACTATCAACGGAGAAAAACCTTCGAAAATCTCTCAAAATATCCCTAAATTCGTACTATATAAACATTTTCCTTTTTATAACAGCTGGATGAAATATTATTTAGTAGAGACAAATACGTCGGCACCTTTTAAAATCGAATACGACTCAAAACATTGGGGAGACGTAAACTTTACTTTTTAGTCTTCCCTAAAAGCTCGTGAAGAGTTACGTTTTTTTCTCCGAAAATATAAGAATAAATCACATAATTAGCCAATACTTTTTTCCCGTATTCCCTACTTTCGTCAAAAAGTACCTTTTCCATACTTAAAAACGGCTCGTATTTACCTTTGTATTTAAATACCGGAATTACTCTTCTTTTTACAAATCCGATTCCTCCGTTATACGCATAAGCTACCATTAAAGGATTATGGAGCTTTGAAAACAGCCATTTGAGATGTTTTACTCCAAGACGTACGTTTTGATTATAATCGAACTGCCCAAAAACGTCACCTTTCATCGCTCTTACCAAAAACGGCATTATCTGCATCGTTCCAAGAGCATAACTACTGCTAACGCTTGCCGGAATAAATCTACTCTCTTGTCTTGCGATAGCATAAACGAACGCTTGAAAACTTTTGTTTTGGTCACTATACATTTTAGGTGTTATGAAATAATTGACTCTAAAATGATGAGCTTTATCAAGCACCAACGCTTTTAAAGCTTCGCTTTTTTGACTATCAAGCTCTTTTGCGAATTTATACAAATCTCTTCTTTTTCTAAACTCATCCCAAAACTTCAAAACGTCCCAAGGATCGGTTTGGATGTATTTTGGATTTTTTATCGTATCATAAACTACTTTGTGCCTTATATCAAAAGGAATGTTTTTCTCTTCGTGAGCATATAAGGTATAAAAATCGACTCTGGGGTTATTCAAAAGTTTATCTAAATATTTATCTTTTTTAGTTAGACGCCAAAGCCAAAAAAAGTGTTTGCTTTTTTTCTTCTCTACGGATTTCAAAATCTTAACAGCTCTTTTTTCATCTCCCAAACTCAAAGCGTTAATAAAAAGCCACCATTTGGTTTTGTCACAGAAACGTTTATACGGAATTTTGTTTAGAGAAATTTGAATTTTCGGCAAATCGTGCTTTACTGCACTTTTTACGAAAAGATGAAAATATTTATCGTAAAAAGGTGAAAAATCGTTTATTTCTTGGTCAATTACTTTATTTGGATAATTCAAAATAAAATAATACCCTAAGTCTCTATTTTTAAAAATTTTAGAATAGTTATGATTCAAAAAAGCCCAAACCGCTTCTTTTTCTTTTCCCTCAGGCAACTTCGAATATAGATAACTCAAATCCTCAGGAGAGAGTTTTGCCATACTGCTTAGCCAAAGCCCGTTATCTAAAATACAAGCGATATTAATATTTTTTATATCATTTATCGAAGGATTGACACATTGATACATAGGTTTGAAAAAGTCGAATTTAGAAAGAATTTTTAGGTGTTTCATTCTTTTTTTGTATAAAGCGTGATAAGCTTTAAAAGCAAGCG
Encoded proteins:
- a CDS encoding sigma-54-dependent transcriptional regulator produces the protein MKIAIVEDDINMRKSLSLALKSEGYDVIEFRNAVDALKKLDESVDLVITDITMPKMDGIDFVKELNGKYEVIMITGNATLNRAIEALRLGVKDFLTKPFEIEDLLGAIKRNVIVKEKTKTKNKNVKHKFVANDENTKKVLEMAKKVAPTNANVMLLGESGVGKEEFAKFIHENSGKKGKFIAINMSAIPENLIESELFGYVKGAFTDATSDKKGLFELAEDGTLFLDEIAEMPYNLQAKLLRVLQEREFYPLGATKPKKLNVRIISATNQDIDKLIKENKFREDLYYRLNTIPIKIPPLRERKDDIIPIAKEILKKTIKEYSLEDKKFSDEAIERLLEYDWPGNIRELINVVERAAILSEGNLIKKEDLYI
- a CDS encoding ComF family protein, whose product is MREIFSCIKCGDFSFEIICKNCQKKFLTSSFYEEDGIVSFYDYYAIEDFIKYKYHKFGSFVYKILAKNSFNVFAKKFELKRNFFAIPIDDKIEKGFSHTAILANALKPAFKPLFSTLHAKNEVKYAGKSLEFRLKNPRDFIYKGKQNISVVLVDDVVTTGMTINEAKEILSKNGVDVAFSLVLSNLKA
- a CDS encoding radical SAM protein — protein: MKYIFGPVASRRFGMSLGVDLSPDKKRCNFDCIYCELEPEKLVDFYDNPPEVEEIMEDIKKAVKRYDFDFLTITSNGEPTLYPYLSELIDEIDKIKQFKTLILSNSSTINKKEIQEALKKLDIVKLSLDAVTPSIFKKIDRPHKSIKIEDIIEGIKNFRKIYDKELIIEILVVKGINDKEDEFKKLNDVLKDINPDRVDISTIDRPPAYNVEGVSTDRLFELSKYIENQNIFIPTREKLDFKIENLTKEELLTTLKKRPFSESDVKNIFDEHTQRIFNDLLKENLIEEVWVGGIKFYKAYV
- the gyrA gene encoding DNA gyrase subunit A, whose protein sequence is MQVIPVKIEETLAKSYLEYSMSVIVGRALPDVRDGLKPVHRRILYAMYKMGITSSSAYKKSARIVGDVIGKYHPHGDSAVYEALVRMAQDFSMRMPLIDGQGNFGSIDGDNAAAMRYTEARLTKIAEELLKDIDKDTVDFVPNYDGTEKEPVVLPARFPNLLVNGSSGIAVGMATNIPPHNLTELLDALIYMIDNKEATLDDILQFVKGPDFPTGGIIFGRSGIIEAYKTGRGSIKIRAKHHIEHRGNREIIVIDELPYQVNKAKLIEKISDLVKDKIVEGISEIRDESDREGIRVVIELKKDAMSEIVLNNLYKHTQMQVSFGINMLAIIDKEPKLFNLMEILNTFIKFRKTVVIRRTIYELEEAKRRAHILEGLLIALANIDEVVEIIKKSADAKEAKAKLMDRFSLSEVQAQAILDMKLSRLTSLETEKLQKEYDELMEKIAYLTSILKEESVLNGVIKEEFIEIKNKYHSDRLTEIEDDYDAIDIEDLIPNEDMVVTITHRGYVKRVPLKTYERQNRGGKGKKALTTYEDDFIEDFYIAKAHDTLMIITDKGQLHWLKVYKIPEGSRTSKGKAIVNLINLDKDEKIQTIIKTSDFDENKSLAFFTKNGVVKRTNLSEFKNIRSTGVRAITIDENDELVTAKIVKPEDKELFIVTKKGMAIRFPVDTVREMGRSARGVRGITFKIEGDEVVGALSLRDENQEILTVSEKGFGKRTEANAYRLTNRGGKGVIAMKLTNKTGDLVGVVATEKDHDLMLLTSKGKMIRTAIESISKTGKNTQGVRIVKLDSDDKVVSVAKTPSEKSLEESELPLEND
- a CDS encoding lytic transglycosylase domain-containing protein is translated as MKKLLFLIPLFLLAYDVNLTNLLVKPKSYVRDFYLTEFMKETNSSSLAFKAYHALYKKRMKHLKILSKFDFFKPMYQCVNPSINDIKNINIACILDNGLWLSSMAKLSPEDLSYLYSKLPEGKEKEAVWAFLNHNYSKIFKNRDLGYYFILNYPNKVIDQEINDFSPFYDKYFHLFVKSAVKHDLPKIQISLNKIPYKRFCDKTKWWLFINALSLGDEKRAVKILKSVEKKKSKHFFWLWRLTKKDKYLDKLLNNPRVDFYTLYAHEEKNIPFDIRHKVVYDTIKNPKYIQTDPWDVLKFWDEFRKRRDLYKFAKELDSQKSEALKALVLDKAHHFRVNYFITPKMYSDQNKSFQAFVYAIARQESRFIPASVSSSYALGTMQIMPFLVRAMKGDVFGQFDYNQNVRLGVKHLKWLFSKLHNPLMVAYAYNGGIGFVKRRVIPVFKYKGKYEPFLSMEKVLFDESREYGKKVLANYVIYSYIFGEKNVTLHELLGKTKK
- a CDS encoding YqhA family protein, giving the protein MEHTSNNHERNEGFLLKNHDHKRGIIEAIFEASLWKSRLIAILAVIFGMIGAVSLFLIASADVWHMAVITYKYFFMHYHPENFHEELIGGIIGAVDLYLIAVVLLIFSFGIYELFISEIDDAENSEIGAKILAIHSLDELKDKLGKVVVMVLIVSFFKKVIHMDFNTPLSMLYLAGSILALALALYFMHKGEH
- a CDS encoding DUF3293 domain-containing protein, with protein sequence MKFNVIGIGDYKGRCIYDEAEDALMIDDEVVVDFKKKYKDYLRYTKFLINNPWGREWISFQFIPSKKSVLQRPFAIITAHNPKNLILNDFLNFIKNTELEGVIKTLGYEYMTSIGELFDYKEESFIIYDIDKDEAIRIANMFDQDSIFYNSGSEITITKCETKEDILKYNYEVHFKGA
- a CDS encoding aspartate-semialdehyde dehydrogenase, with the protein product MYNVAIAGATGAVGEELLRILEERNFPVKKLVPLASARSVGREVEFKGEVLKVKELTCDVFKEEEIDIAFFSAGGSVSAKFAPCAAEAGAVVIDNTSYFRMDPDVPLVVPEVNPEDIALWNKKGIIANPNCSTIQMVISLAPLHKEFGIKRVDVATYQAVSGAGKKGMEELFEQMRALFNFKLDKKVEEREVFQHQIALNVIPHIDKFMDGGWTKEELKMVNETKKIMHADIQVAPTCVRVPVLRSHSEAITIYCEKDVDVDRAREVLANFEDVKVIDNPEKNEYPMPIIATDTDYVYVGRIRKDLYDPKVLHFFNVADQIRVGAATNAVRIAEKWIEMEGK
- a CDS encoding LPP20 family lipoprotein, with amino-acid sequence MNKIYKIAGMLSGTMLLAGCCCMQPQSQCNSCNDTKPNPINYQAVNNQVIPQYELPQKPQTPKVEKKLSGACVITNIPGLQKNCVLRVEAVGVGVAPAEGMESTAQAMAMARRAAILEAYKALAEKLYGIKINGRETLKNMMLQNESLRAYIQGVIRGANIEEESYNNGMYKVVMSLKVNVKEWNKYLEENPPYSLSSI